The following are encoded together in the bacterium genome:
- a CDS encoding FAD-dependent oxidoreductase — protein sequence MTRSLSDRHAIIIGSGITGLAAARVLSDRGARVTILERDAEPEAADPAGAFTHWQRKGAPQVRHSHAFLGRLRKLLREKYPDLLDGLLAAGAAELDMLSRPPLTLPPLAPEPGDVDLVALGCRRTTFEWVVRRNVLARPGVTLLGGAQMRGLVAEPGTPPRVTGVRFARDGAEETLAGDLVIDASGRQSKGPAWLEAIGAAAPPEELEPSGVVYYTRFYRFRPGAVEPPRSPHPAAADYNWVKYAIFPADGGTFSITFAIPLAFPRLKVLANVAAFDVMTRALPALAPWVDPAVSEPIGDPQHPVQAMGGLINRLRRFVVDGRPLARGFFVLGDAAYCTNPLYGRGCAQAFLHADLLGEALDAHPADLAAAAAALDRAARAAIEPFYRASILADREAVRKAEGRQPRTWSGRLRARYFDEGVAIATRCDPVVFRAFVRMFNMLETPEQAFGNPRVLWRSLRVMLRGARRNAPYQLPPPPDREATIGRCEAAVA from the coding sequence GTGACCCGCTCCCTGTCCGACCGCCACGCCATCATCATCGGTTCCGGCATCACCGGCCTCGCCGCGGCGCGCGTGCTCTCCGATCGCGGCGCGCGCGTCACCATCCTCGAGCGCGACGCCGAGCCCGAGGCCGCCGATCCGGCCGGCGCCTTCACCCACTGGCAGCGCAAGGGCGCGCCGCAGGTGCGCCACTCGCACGCCTTCCTCGGCCGCCTGCGCAAGCTGCTGCGGGAGAAGTATCCCGACCTGCTCGACGGCCTGCTGGCCGCCGGCGCCGCCGAGCTCGACATGCTGTCGCGGCCGCCGCTGACCCTGCCGCCGCTGGCGCCCGAGCCGGGCGACGTCGACCTCGTCGCCCTCGGCTGCCGGCGGACGACGTTCGAGTGGGTGGTGCGGCGCAACGTGCTCGCCCGCCCCGGCGTCACCCTGCTCGGCGGCGCACAGATGCGCGGCCTGGTCGCCGAACCCGGCACGCCGCCGCGGGTAACCGGGGTCCGCTTCGCGCGCGACGGCGCGGAGGAGACGCTGGCCGGCGATCTCGTGATCGACGCCAGCGGCCGCCAGTCGAAGGGCCCGGCGTGGCTGGAGGCGATCGGCGCCGCGGCCCCGCCCGAGGAGCTCGAGCCGTCCGGGGTCGTGTACTACACCCGCTTCTACCGCTTCCGCCCCGGCGCGGTGGAGCCGCCGCGCAGCCCGCATCCGGCGGCGGCCGACTACAACTGGGTGAAGTACGCGATCTTCCCGGCCGACGGCGGCACCTTCTCCATCACCTTCGCCATCCCGCTCGCCTTCCCGCGCCTCAAGGTGCTGGCCAACGTCGCCGCGTTCGACGTCATGACCCGCGCCCTGCCGGCGCTGGCGCCGTGGGTCGACCCGGCGGTGTCGGAGCCGATCGGCGACCCGCAGCACCCGGTGCAGGCGATGGGCGGCCTGATCAACCGCCTGCGCCGCTTCGTCGTCGACGGCCGGCCGCTGGCGCGCGGGTTCTTCGTCCTCGGCGATGCCGCGTACTGCACCAACCCGCTCTACGGCCGCGGCTGCGCCCAGGCGTTCCTGCACGCCGACCTGCTCGGCGAGGCGCTCGACGCCCACCCCGCCGATCTCGCCGCCGCCGCCGCGGCGCTCGACCGCGCGGCCCGCGCCGCCATCGAGCCGTTCTACCGCGCCTCGATCCTCGCCGACCGCGAGGCGGTGCGCAAAGCCGAGGGCCGCCAACCGCGCACCTGGAGCGGCCGGCTGCGCGCCCGCTACTTCGACGAGGGCGTCGCCATCGCCACCCGCTGCGACCCGGTCGTGTTCCGCGCCTTCGTGCGCATGTTCAACATGCTCGAGACCCCCGAGCAGGCCTTCGGCAATCCGCGCGTGCTCTGGCGCTCGCTGCGCGTCATGCTGCGCGGCGCCCGGCGCAACGCGCCCTACCAGTTGCCGCCGCCGCCGGACCGCGAGGCGACGATCGGCCGCTGCGAGGCCGCCGTCGCCTGA
- a CDS encoding SLC13 family permease — MTWEAWLTVGVIVGTLGALVFTSYAADLVVLTGLGVLLASGVLTPQQAFVGFANEGLVTVAVLFIVAAALRDTGGMTRLTQRILGIPRSVVGAQLRLMLPVAAMSAFMNNTPLVAMMLPVVDDWSRKARLSASKLMIPLSYASILGGTFTLIGTSTNLVVNGLLIRAGHPGMSMFELSWVGGPSALAGIAFVIACGRWLLPDRLPVVSVRDDARRYTVEMIVEAGSPLAGQSIEAAGLRHLPGMFLIEIERDGEARPAVGPEERLREQDRLVFAGVVESVVDLQKIRGLAPATNQVFKLDAPRERRVMTEAVVSDTCPLIGKSVRDGEFRSVYNAVIIAVARNGELLRQRIGDIVLRAGDTLLLEAPASFAREQRDSRDFYLVSQVAGSVAPRHEKAWLAVLILLAMVTAATTGLLPMVTAAMLAAGLMVGTRCVNWGAAKRALDLRVLLIIGATLAIGTALETSGGAQTIAGGLIRLGGNDPWVLLVVVYGVTMLFTELITNNAAAALVFPIAMATAEGIGVNPRPFAIAIAMAASASFSTPIGYQTNLMVLGPGGYRFTDFFRIGVPLNLLMWLLSSLIIPRVWPF, encoded by the coding sequence ATGACCTGGGAAGCGTGGCTCACCGTCGGCGTCATCGTCGGCACGCTCGGCGCCCTCGTCTTCACCAGTTACGCCGCCGACCTGGTCGTGCTGACCGGCCTCGGCGTGCTGCTGGCGAGCGGCGTGCTGACGCCGCAGCAGGCCTTCGTCGGCTTCGCCAACGAGGGACTCGTCACCGTGGCCGTGCTGTTCATCGTCGCCGCCGCGCTGCGCGACACCGGCGGGATGACGCGCCTCACCCAACGGATCCTCGGCATCCCCCGCTCCGTCGTCGGCGCCCAACTGCGGCTGATGCTGCCGGTCGCCGCCATGAGCGCATTCATGAACAACACGCCGCTGGTGGCGATGATGCTGCCGGTGGTCGACGACTGGTCGCGCAAGGCGCGCCTGTCGGCCTCGAAGCTGATGATCCCGCTCAGCTACGCCTCGATCCTCGGCGGCACCTTCACGCTCATCGGCACCAGCACCAATCTCGTCGTCAACGGCCTGCTCATCCGCGCCGGGCACCCCGGCATGTCGATGTTCGAACTCAGTTGGGTCGGCGGCCCCAGCGCGCTCGCCGGCATCGCCTTCGTCATCGCCTGCGGCCGCTGGCTGCTGCCCGACCGCCTGCCGGTGGTGAGCGTGCGCGACGACGCCCGCCGCTACACGGTCGAGATGATCGTCGAGGCCGGCAGCCCGCTCGCCGGCCAGTCGATCGAAGCGGCCGGCCTGCGCCATCTCCCGGGCATGTTCCTGATCGAGATCGAGCGCGACGGCGAGGCGCGGCCGGCGGTCGGCCCCGAGGAACGCCTGCGCGAGCAGGACCGCCTGGTGTTCGCCGGCGTGGTGGAATCGGTGGTCGACCTGCAGAAGATCCGCGGCCTGGCCCCCGCCACCAATCAGGTCTTCAAGCTCGACGCCCCGCGCGAGCGCCGGGTGATGACCGAGGCGGTCGTCTCCGACACCTGCCCGCTGATCGGCAAGAGCGTGCGCGACGGCGAGTTCCGCTCGGTCTACAACGCGGTGATCATCGCCGTCGCCCGCAACGGCGAGCTGCTGCGCCAGCGCATCGGCGACATCGTCCTGCGCGCCGGCGACACGCTGCTGCTGGAGGCGCCGGCCTCGTTCGCCCGCGAACAGCGCGACTCGCGCGACTTCTACCTGGTCAGCCAGGTCGCCGGCTCGGTGGCGCCGCGCCACGAGAAGGCCTGGCTGGCGGTGCTCATCCTGCTCGCCATGGTGACGGCGGCGACCACCGGCCTCCTGCCGATGGTGACGGCGGCGATGCTCGCCGCCGGCCTGATGGTCGGCACGCGCTGCGTCAACTGGGGCGCGGCCAAGCGCGCGCTCGACCTGCGCGTGCTGCTGATCATCGGCGCCACCCTGGCGATCGGCACCGCGCTCGAGACGAGCGGCGGCGCGCAGACGATCGCCGGCGGCCTCATCCGCCTGGGCGGCAACGACCCCTGGGTGCTGCTGGTCGTCGTCTACGGCGTCACCATGCTGTTCACCGAGCTGATCACCAACAACGCCGCCGCCGCCCTGGTGTTCCCCATCGCCATGGCCACCGCCGAGGGCATCGGCGTCAATCCGCGCCCCTTCGCCATCGCCATCGCCATGGCCGCGTCGGCGAGCTTCTCCACCCCGATCGGCTACCAGACCAACCTCATGGTGCTCGGCCCCGGCGGCTACCGCTTCACCGACTTCTTCCGCATCGGCGTGCCGCTCAACCTGCTGATGTGGCTCCTGTCGTCCCTGATCATCCCCCGCGTGTGGCCGTTCTGA
- a CDS encoding TetR/AcrR family transcriptional regulator, producing the protein MPVPARRRPPSRARDRTRRLLLDAALRVFARKGAGGAALHEVAAEAGVSNGTFYNYFRSREDLVAAASLALAERLFEDITASMTGIDDPARRVAIGARRFVLKAIAEATWGRALLRVWATTPLLVDRTATPLLDDLRRGRRRRRLRYVSEAAAIDLVQGTVLAGMRTVLEGRAGAEHASDVAATILRGLGVDARAADALARQPLPEGGGGLPAAQNGHTRGMIRDDRSHISRLSGTPMRKKSVKR; encoded by the coding sequence ATGCCCGTCCCCGCCCGCCGCCGGCCGCCGAGCCGGGCGCGCGACCGCACCCGCCGACTGCTGCTCGATGCGGCGCTGCGCGTGTTCGCCCGCAAGGGGGCCGGCGGCGCCGCGTTGCACGAGGTGGCGGCCGAGGCGGGCGTCTCCAACGGCACCTTCTACAACTACTTCCGCAGCCGCGAGGACCTGGTGGCGGCGGCCAGCCTGGCGCTCGCCGAACGCCTGTTCGAGGACATCACCGCCAGCATGACGGGGATCGACGATCCGGCGCGGCGGGTGGCGATCGGGGCCCGGCGGTTCGTGCTCAAGGCGATCGCGGAGGCGACCTGGGGGCGGGCGTTGCTGCGGGTGTGGGCGACCACGCCCCTGCTGGTCGACCGCACGGCGACGCCGCTGCTCGACGACCTGCGCCGCGGCCGCCGCCGCCGGCGCCTGCGCTACGTCTCGGAGGCGGCGGCGATCGACCTCGTGCAGGGGACCGTCCTGGCTGGCATGCGCACCGTCCTCGAGGGCCGCGCCGGCGCCGAGCACGCCAGCGACGTCGCCGCCACCATCCTGCGCGGCCTCGGAGTGGACGCCCGCGCGGCGGACGCGCTCGCCCGCCAGCCCCTGCCCGAGGGCGGCGGCGGCCTGCCCGCCGCTCAGAACGGCCACACGCGGGGGATGATCAGGGACGACAGGAGCCACATCAGCAGGTTGAGCGGCACGCCGATGCGGAAGAAGTCGGTGAAGCGGTAG
- a CDS encoding fumarylacetoacetate hydrolase family protein, with translation MRYANLAGRAVLLHDDRALDIERASRGRFTADPQALYADWAALRAWARDVDATAAQPYAVAELGAPAPRPTQVFGIGLNYRDHAAESGMPLPERPATFTKFPTCLTGPEARVALPSPAVDWEVELVVVIGARAHRVAEADAWQHVAGLTVGQDLSERVVQWSGGGQFSLGKSFPGFGPMGPWLVTPDELADPDDLELGCEIAGEVLQKGRTSDMVFSVPRLIAELSAVLPLLPGDVIFTGTPAGIGATRKPPRFLQPGEELHSWIAGIGSLHTTLVSE, from the coding sequence ATGCGTTACGCGAATCTCGCCGGCCGCGCCGTGCTGCTGCACGACGACCGGGCCCTCGACATCGAACGCGCCTCGCGCGGACGTTTCACCGCCGACCCGCAGGCGCTGTACGCCGACTGGGCGGCGCTGCGCGCGTGGGCGCGCGACGTCGATGCGACCGCCGCCCAGCCCTACGCGGTCGCCGAGCTCGGCGCGCCGGCGCCGCGGCCGACGCAGGTGTTCGGCATCGGCTTGAACTACCGCGACCACGCCGCCGAGTCGGGCATGCCGCTGCCGGAGCGCCCGGCGACGTTCACCAAGTTCCCCACCTGTCTCACCGGCCCCGAGGCGCGCGTGGCGCTGCCGTCGCCGGCGGTGGACTGGGAAGTGGAGCTGGTGGTGGTGATCGGCGCGCGCGCCCATCGCGTCGCCGAGGCCGACGCCTGGCAGCACGTCGCCGGGCTCACCGTGGGCCAGGATCTGTCCGAGCGCGTCGTGCAGTGGTCCGGCGGCGGCCAGTTCTCGCTCGGCAAGTCCTTTCCCGGCTTCGGACCGATGGGGCCGTGGCTGGTGACGCCGGACGAGCTCGCCGACCCCGACGACCTCGAGCTCGGCTGCGAGATCGCCGGCGAGGTGCTGCAGAAGGGGCGCACGTCGGACATGGTGTTCAGCGTGCCGCGCCTGATCGCCGAGCTCTCGGCGGTGCTGCCGCTGCTGCCCGGGGACGTGATCTTCACCGGCACGCCGGCGGGCATCGGCGCGACCCGCAAGCCGCCGCGCTTCCTGCAGCCCGGCGAGGAGCTGCACAGTTGGATCGCCGGCATCGGCAGCCTGCACACGACCTTGGTGAGCGAATGA
- a CDS encoding VOC family protein: MALHRLTSVTLGVPDVAAAAAFYEDFGLTRIGEDRFATVDGGEQLRLLPTPMRRPLALGIGADDADDLGRVAAALRGLGVAVEQDDGAVSASDGGTAVRVTVRVAPRIAPPAAAAEPANGPGHLDRINARAAAVLRAAPVRPRKLGHVVFGSTDLEASQRFFIDGLGFKVSDSIPGLGAFLRCSSDHHNLLVQAAPVPLLHHTSWQVDDVDEVGRGASAMLQRDPDRHVWGLGRHHIGSNFFWYLKDPAGNFAEYYADLDCIVDDQLWTPGVWDGARGLYNWGPPPPPSFLAPDDLGALMAAAQR; encoded by the coding sequence ATGGCACTGCACCGATTGACGTCGGTCACGCTCGGCGTGCCCGACGTCGCCGCGGCGGCGGCCTTCTACGAGGATTTCGGACTGACCCGCATCGGCGAGGACCGGTTCGCCACCGTCGACGGCGGCGAGCAGTTGCGTCTGCTGCCCACCCCGATGCGGCGGCCGCTCGCGCTCGGGATCGGCGCCGACGACGCCGACGACCTCGGCCGCGTCGCCGCGGCGCTGCGCGGGCTCGGCGTCGCGGTCGAGCAGGACGACGGCGCGGTCAGCGCCAGCGACGGCGGCACGGCGGTCCGCGTCACCGTGCGCGTGGCGCCGCGCATCGCCCCCCCGGCGGCGGCCGCCGAGCCGGCGAACGGCCCCGGGCATCTCGACCGGATCAACGCCCGCGCCGCCGCCGTGCTGCGCGCCGCCCCGGTGCGACCGCGCAAGCTCGGCCACGTGGTGTTCGGCTCCACCGATCTCGAGGCGAGCCAGCGCTTCTTCATCGACGGCCTCGGCTTCAAGGTCAGCGACTCGATCCCCGGGCTGGGCGCCTTCCTGCGCTGCTCGTCCGACCACCACAACCTGCTCGTCCAGGCGGCGCCGGTGCCGCTGCTGCACCACACCTCGTGGCAGGTGGACGACGTCGACGAGGTCGGGCGCGGCGCCAGCGCCATGCTGCAGCGCGATCCCGACCGCCACGTCTGGGGCCTCGGCCGCCACCACATCGGGTCGAACTTCTTCTGGTATCTGAAGGATCCAGCCGGCAACTTCGCCGAGTACTACGCCGACCTCGACTGCATCGTCGACGACCAGCTCTGGACGCCCGGGGTCTGGGACGGCGCCCGCGGGCTCTACAACTGGGGCCCGCCGCCGCCGCCCTCGTTCCTCGCCCCGGACGACCTCGGCGCCCTCATGGCGGCGGCGCAGCGCTGA
- a CDS encoding bifunctional 3-(3-hydroxy-phenyl)propionate/3-hydroxycinnamic acid hydroxylase codes for MAPRDYDIAIVGYGPVGETLAILLAQRGWRVGVIEKQAAAYPLPRAVHFDEEVARIFQAAGIADGFAGLTETADWYEWRNGDGQTLLCFRAAPLGRSGWPEANMFPQPELERLLDRRARALPTVAVERGCEVVALAADDAGVTLRARRADGETLEVRARFAVGCDGANSFVRSCIGSTVSDLGFFYEWLIVDVLPNQPTVWSPLNIQICDPARPTTMVSGGPGRRRWEFMRLPGESIEELNTEATAWRLLAPWDVRPDNARLERHTVYRFQARWVEGWRRGRVLLAGDAAHQMPPFAGQGMCAGVRDAANLAWKLDLVLAGAAPASLLDSYEPERVQHVRMMIGVSMELGKIICIADRDQAAARDRAMLAARAGDQVQLSPILPIGSGITRDGDPTAAQLFIQRRVRRGGASGLFDDVVGRGWILLAADREALAGLDADARAFLASIGGRAVALGDDLDDADGAYGAWFVDNRVAAVLQRPDFYVFGSAATAAEVGPLLADLRRKLGTRTA; via the coding sequence ATGGCGCCGCGCGACTACGACATCGCGATCGTCGGCTACGGACCGGTCGGCGAGACGCTGGCCATTCTGCTCGCGCAACGCGGTTGGCGGGTCGGCGTCATCGAGAAACAGGCCGCCGCCTACCCGCTGCCGCGCGCCGTCCACTTCGACGAGGAGGTGGCGCGCATCTTCCAGGCGGCGGGCATCGCCGACGGCTTCGCCGGCCTGACCGAGACCGCCGACTGGTACGAGTGGCGCAACGGCGACGGCCAGACGCTGCTCTGCTTCCGCGCCGCGCCGCTCGGGCGCAGCGGTTGGCCGGAGGCGAACATGTTTCCACAGCCGGAGCTGGAACGGCTGCTCGACCGCCGGGCGCGCGCGCTGCCGACGGTCGCCGTCGAACGCGGCTGCGAGGTGGTCGCGCTCGCAGCCGACGACGCCGGCGTCACCCTGCGCGCGCGCCGCGCCGACGGCGAGACGCTCGAGGTCCGCGCCCGCTTCGCCGTCGGCTGCGACGGCGCCAACAGCTTCGTCCGCTCCTGCATCGGCTCGACCGTCAGCGACCTCGGCTTCTTCTACGAGTGGTTGATCGTCGACGTCCTCCCCAACCAGCCCACGGTGTGGAGCCCGCTCAACATCCAGATCTGCGATCCGGCGCGACCGACGACCATGGTCTCCGGCGGCCCCGGCCGCCGCCGCTGGGAATTCATGCGCCTGCCCGGCGAGTCGATCGAGGAGCTGAACACCGAGGCCACGGCCTGGCGGCTGCTGGCGCCGTGGGACGTGCGCCCCGACAACGCCCGCCTCGAACGCCACACGGTCTACCGCTTCCAGGCCCGCTGGGTGGAGGGCTGGCGCCGCGGCCGGGTGCTGCTCGCCGGCGACGCCGCGCACCAGATGCCGCCGTTCGCCGGCCAGGGCATGTGCGCCGGCGTGCGCGACGCCGCCAACCTGGCGTGGAAGCTCGACCTCGTGCTCGCCGGCGCGGCGCCGGCATCGCTGCTCGACAGTTACGAGCCGGAACGCGTCCAGCACGTGCGCATGATGATCGGCGTCTCGATGGAGCTCGGCAAGATCATCTGCATCGCCGACCGCGACCAGGCCGCGGCGCGCGATCGCGCCATGCTCGCCGCCCGCGCCGGCGACCAGGTCCAGCTTTCGCCGATCCTGCCGATCGGGTCCGGCATCACCCGCGACGGCGATCCCACCGCCGCCCAACTCTTCATCCAGCGCCGCGTGCGGCGCGGCGGCGCCAGCGGGCTGTTCGACGACGTCGTCGGCCGCGGCTGGATCCTGCTGGCCGCCGACCGCGAGGCGCTGGCCGGTCTCGACGCCGACGCGCGCGCCTTCCTGGCATCGATCGGCGGCCGGGCCGTGGCGCTGGGCGACGATCTGGACGACGCCGACGGGGCGTACGGCGCCTGGTTCGTCGACAACCGGGTCGCGGCCGTCCTGCAGCGCCCGGACTTCTACGTGTTCGGCAGCGCCGCGACCGCCGCCGAGGTCGGCCCGCTGCTGGCCGACCTGCGGCGCAAGCTGGGAACGCGGACGGCCTGA
- a CDS encoding DUF2834 domain-containing protein, whose amino-acid sequence MTKKQWLIGSVLAGFAALNVYVLVAYGYSYMGIMREALSTLPGVLVCVDLVIALTMVGIWMWRDAERRGIAVVPYLVVGLILGSIGPLLYLLRTGGDEAPALEPRRVALGSR is encoded by the coding sequence ATGACGAAGAAACAGTGGCTGATCGGCAGCGTGCTGGCGGGCTTCGCGGCGCTCAATGTCTACGTGCTGGTGGCGTACGGGTACAGCTACATGGGGATCATGCGCGAGGCGCTGTCGACCCTGCCGGGCGTTCTGGTGTGCGTCGACCTGGTGATCGCGCTGACGATGGTCGGGATCTGGATGTGGCGCGACGCGGAGCGGCGCGGCATCGCCGTGGTGCCGTACCTGGTCGTCGGCCTCATCCTCGGTAGCATCGGCCCGCTCCTCTATCTGCTGCGCACCGGCGGCGACGAGGCGCCGGCGCTCGAGCCGCGGCGCGTGGCGCTCGGCAGTCGCTGA
- a CDS encoding sigma-54-dependent Fis family transcriptional regulator: protein MPRALIIEDEAPSLEALVELVAREGFETVAARGVAEARERLGEQPVELVLCDLVLPDGSGMDLLDEVAACGAAMVLMTGHASVDTAVEALRRGVTDYLTKPLDLGRLKAILSNVARTRELTEEIGELRTALRRLGRFGPLVGNSAPMGAVYDLLSKVAPTEATVCIIGESGTGKEVVAQAVHELSRRRRGPFVPVNCGAVAVNLIETTLFGHEKGSFTGAERQHRGVFEQAEGGTLFLDEITEMPIELQVKLLRVLETGSVVRVGGEESIRVNARVIAATNRVPEEAVATGKLREDLWYRLKVFPVVLPPLRDRGGDIGVLAEHFLGELNAANGTTKTWDAAALRRLQEHAWPGNVRELKNLVHRAYILADRELGLAHIADQLGGAPPRNGGPSRTGPESANEGSIAIAVGSTVASAERRLIEATLAHCAGNKQRTAEMLGISLKTLYNRLSAYRAEAGRGTE from the coding sequence GTGCCACGCGCTCTGATCATCGAAGACGAGGCCCCGTCCCTCGAAGCGCTCGTCGAGCTGGTCGCGCGAGAAGGTTTCGAGACCGTTGCGGCGCGCGGCGTCGCCGAGGCGCGCGAGCGGCTCGGCGAGCAACCGGTCGAGCTGGTGCTGTGCGACCTGGTGCTGCCCGACGGCAGCGGCATGGACCTGTTGGACGAGGTCGCCGCGTGTGGCGCCGCGATGGTGCTCATGACCGGACACGCCAGCGTCGACACGGCGGTCGAGGCGTTGCGCCGCGGCGTCACCGACTACCTCACCAAGCCGCTGGATCTCGGCCGACTGAAGGCGATCCTCAGCAACGTCGCGCGCACCCGAGAGCTGACGGAGGAGATAGGCGAGCTGCGCACGGCGCTGCGCCGCCTCGGACGCTTCGGGCCGCTGGTCGGCAACTCGGCGCCGATGGGGGCGGTCTACGATCTCCTCTCCAAGGTCGCGCCCACCGAAGCCACCGTCTGCATCATCGGCGAGAGCGGCACCGGCAAGGAGGTGGTCGCGCAGGCGGTGCACGAGCTGAGCCGCCGCCGGCGCGGTCCGTTCGTGCCGGTCAACTGCGGCGCCGTCGCCGTCAACCTGATCGAGACGACGCTGTTCGGGCACGAGAAGGGCAGTTTCACCGGCGCCGAGCGCCAGCACCGCGGCGTGTTCGAGCAGGCCGAGGGCGGCACGCTCTTCCTCGACGAGATCACCGAGATGCCGATCGAGCTGCAGGTGAAGCTGCTGCGCGTGCTCGAGACCGGCAGCGTGGTGCGGGTCGGCGGCGAGGAATCGATCCGCGTCAACGCGCGGGTGATCGCCGCCACCAACCGCGTGCCCGAGGAGGCGGTCGCGACCGGCAAGCTGCGCGAGGACCTGTGGTACCGCCTCAAGGTCTTCCCGGTCGTGCTGCCGCCGCTGCGCGACCGCGGCGGCGACATCGGCGTGCTCGCCGAGCACTTCCTGGGCGAGCTCAATGCCGCCAACGGCACCACCAAGACGTGGGACGCCGCCGCCCTGCGGCGCCTGCAGGAGCACGCCTGGCCCGGCAACGTGCGCGAGCTGAAGAACCTGGTGCACCGCGCCTACATCCTCGCCGACCGTGAGTTGGGGCTGGCGCACATCGCGGATCAGCTCGGCGGCGCGCCGCCGCGCAACGGCGGCCCGTCGCGAACGGGCCCGGAGAGCGCGAACGAGGGCTCGATCGCCATCGCCGTCGGCAGCACGGTGGCCTCGGCGGAGCGCCGACTGATCGAGGCCACCCTGGCGCACTGCGCCGGCAACAAGCAGCGCACCGCCGAGATGCTCGGCATCAGTCTGAAGACGCTCTACAACCGTCTCTCCGCCTACCGCGCCGAGGCGGGGCGCGGGACGGAGTGA
- a CDS encoding BON domain-containing protein codes for MRHDWRYSVCAAAALALAVAVCAPARAATPDAWITTKVKMTLLTTSGVHANAINVDTIDGRVTLHGTVDTANEKAKAELAARQVQGVRAVRDLLQVVAPTRQDAVAANDEQIKSNVAAALKRDRALDESDIDVASVNAGTVVLSGKAKTMTAHLRALEIASAVPGVRAVASEITGPDTLSDSEIWHDTKESARQAGNTVAGAARDSAAAVGDASKKVAHGAAEAGKSAAGSVADAGRAATGTMTDAWITSAAKVRLMANSQTPASDINVDTDEGRVTLFGSVPTAAAKRAAEAEVREVSGVRSVKNELTIVPARAEKAVAASDADIRTRVENRLEKDAAIGHDIDVEVSNGTVRLTGTVGSQSERLQALTIARATDGVRSVVDSLRVDATHASR; via the coding sequence ATGAGACATGATTGGAGATACTCGGTGTGCGCCGCCGCCGCGCTGGCGCTGGCCGTCGCCGTCTGCGCCCCGGCGCGCGCGGCGACGCCCGACGCCTGGATCACGACCAAGGTGAAGATGACGCTGCTCACCACGAGCGGCGTCCACGCCAATGCCATCAACGTCGACACCATCGACGGCCGCGTCACGCTCCACGGCACGGTCGACACCGCGAACGAGAAGGCGAAGGCCGAGCTGGCGGCGCGGCAGGTGCAGGGCGTGCGCGCGGTGCGCGACCTCCTGCAGGTGGTGGCGCCGACGCGGCAGGATGCCGTGGCCGCGAACGACGAACAGATCAAGTCGAACGTCGCCGCGGCGTTGAAGCGGGACCGCGCGCTGGACGAGAGCGACATCGACGTCGCGTCGGTGAACGCCGGCACGGTGGTGCTGTCGGGCAAAGCGAAGACCATGACCGCTCACCTGCGCGCGCTCGAGATCGCCAGCGCGGTGCCCGGCGTGCGCGCGGTGGCAAGCGAGATCACCGGTCCGGACACGTTGAGCGACAGCGAGATCTGGCATGACACGAAGGAGTCGGCGCGGCAGGCCGGCAACACCGTCGCCGGCGCGGCGCGCGATTCCGCGGCGGCGGTGGGCGATGCGAGCAAGAAGGTGGCGCATGGGGCGGCCGAAGCCGGCAAGTCCGCGGCGGGCTCGGTCGCGGACGCCGGCCGCGCGGCGACCGGCACCATGACCGACGCCTGGATCACCAGCGCCGCCAAGGTGCGCCTGATGGCCAACAGCCAGACGCCGGCGTCCGACATCAACGTCGACACCGACGAGGGCCGGGTGACGCTGTTCGGCAGCGTCCCCACCGCCGCCGCCAAGCGTGCCGCCGAGGCCGAGGTGCGTGAGGTCTCCGGCGTCAGGAGCGTGAAGAACGAGCTGACCATCGTCCCAGCCAGGGCGGAGAAGGCGGTGGCGGCGAGTGACGCGGACATCAGGACCCGGGTCGAGAATCGGCTCGAGAAGGACGCGGCGATCGGCCACGATATCGACGTCGAGGTCAGCAACGGCACGGTGCGGCTCACCGGCACCGTCGGCAGCCAGAGCGAGCGGCTGCAGGCGCTGACCATCGCTCGCGCCACCGATGGCGTCCGCTCGGTCGTCGACTCGCTCCGGGTCGACGCGACACACGCGTCGCGCTGA
- a CDS encoding DUF3309 domain-containing protein gives MLMTILLIVLILALLGALPAWPYSSGWGYGPSGALGIVVVVLLILVLLGRV, from the coding sequence ATGTTGATGACCATCCTGTTGATCGTGCTGATCCTGGCCTTGCTCGGCGCGCTGCCGGCCTGGCCGTACAGCTCCGGGTGGGGATACGGGCCGAGCGGCGCGCTGGGGATCGTGGTCGTCGTGCTGCTGATCCTCGTTCTGCTCGGTCGCGTCTGA
- a CDS encoding CsbD family protein has product MSGTMDKAKGRIKEAAGALTGNDKLKREGKRDQVAGKVKDAVDRTVDRVKNAAND; this is encoded by the coding sequence ATGAGTGGAACGATGGACAAGGCGAAGGGCCGCATCAAGGAAGCGGCCGGCGCACTGACGGGCAACGACAAGCTGAAGCGCGAGGGCAAGCGCGATCAGGTCGCCGGCAAGGTGAAAGACGCTGTCGACCGGACCGTTGACCGGGTGAAGAACGCCGCCAACGATTGA